Proteins from one Streptomyces sp. NBC_00390 genomic window:
- a CDS encoding maleylpyruvate isomerase family mycothiol-dependent enzyme — MIDPKRDLDAVHEATERLLTAAAALDNAATSGPSRLPGWTRGHVLAHLARNADALVNVLEGRPMYESAAAREADIERDAPRPLTEQLADLRASADRIQAAGERDTDWSRTVELRNGVTDSASRLPFRRLVEVELHHVDLDIGYELEDLPKEFTERETDFLAQRFSGHADVPPTRILTDAGEWHTGGPGGTPVTVSGPAADVLGWLAGRRDGAALEVSGGLLPALPPL, encoded by the coding sequence ATGATCGATCCCAAGCGCGACCTGGACGCTGTACACGAAGCCACCGAGCGACTGCTCACCGCAGCCGCCGCTCTGGACAACGCCGCCACGAGCGGACCGTCACGGCTGCCGGGCTGGACCCGCGGCCATGTCCTGGCCCACCTGGCCCGTAACGCCGACGCCCTCGTCAATGTGCTCGAGGGCCGCCCCATGTACGAGAGCGCTGCGGCGCGCGAGGCCGATATCGAGCGCGACGCCCCCCGCCCTCTCACCGAGCAGCTCGCCGACCTCCGCGCGAGCGCCGACCGCATCCAGGCCGCCGGAGAGCGGGACACCGACTGGTCACGGACGGTCGAGCTCCGCAACGGTGTGACCGACAGCGCCTCCCGGCTGCCGTTCCGGCGTCTCGTCGAGGTCGAGCTGCACCATGTCGACCTGGACATCGGCTACGAGCTCGAGGACCTGCCGAAGGAGTTCACGGAGCGGGAGACCGACTTCCTCGCGCAGCGTTTCAGCGGGCACGCGGACGTCCCGCCGACCCGCATCCTGACCGACGCCGGCGAGTGGCACACCGGCGGCCCCGGCGGCACCCCGGTCACCGTCTCGGGCCCGGCGGCGGACGTGCTGGGCTGGCTCGCGGGCCGGCGGGACGGCGCGGCGCTGGAGGTCTCCGGAGGCCTGCTGCCCGCACTGCCCCCGCTATAG